In Ostrea edulis chromosome 6, xbOstEdul1.1, whole genome shotgun sequence, a single window of DNA contains:
- the LOC125648008 gene encoding ribulose-phosphate 3-epimerase-like — MAAPSGVKRCRIGPSILNSDLSDLASECQRMMDSGADYLHLDVMDGQFVPNLTFGHPVVKCLRPKLPGVLFDMHMMVQNPEQWVQNMADAGANQYTFHYEATDDPTGCIRKIREAGMKVGIGVKPKTAVDVLVPLIDLVDMVLIMTVEPGFGGQKFMTDMMPKVSFLRERYSDLEIEVDGGVGPSTIQHCADAGATMIVSGSAVINSDNPKQTISYMRDIVNQSIQQS; from the exons ATGGCAGCTCCCAGCGGTGTCAAGCGGTGTCGAATAGGTCCATCAATTCTTAACTCGGATCTGTCTGATTTAGCGTCGGAATGTCAACGAATGATGGACAGTGGTGCGGACTACTTACACCTAGACGTCATGGACGGGCAGTTCGTCCCCAACTTAACATTTGGTCACCCGGTTGTTAAATGTCTTCGACCCAAACTTCCCGGAGTCTTATTTGATATGCACATGATGGTACAAAACCCAGAACAG TGGGTACAGAACATGGCAGATGCTGGGGCAAATCAGTATACTTTTCATTATGAAGCTACAGATGACCCCACTGGGTGTATAAGGAAGATTAGGGAAGCTGGGATGAAG gttGGTATTGGTGTGAAACCAAAAACAGCTGTTGATGTGCTGGTGCCTCTTATAGATCTGGTGGATATGGTTCTTATCATGACTGTGGAACCAGGATTTGGAGGTCAAAAATTTATGACAGACATGATGCCAAAG GTGTCTTTTCTACGAGAGAGATACAGTGACCTAGAAATTGAGGTAGATGGGGGTGTAGGACCATCAACCATTCAGCACTGTGCAGAT GCGGGGGCTACAATGATTGTATCAGGAAGTGCTGTTATCAATAGTGACAATCCAAAGCAAACCATATCTTACATGAGGGATATTGTTAATCAGTCAATACAACAGTCTTAG